The DNA sequence CCTGTCTGATTCAGCGCCGCCATCGTAGCCAGCCGGCCAAAACAAGGCTAATGCTTTGTGAGCATGTAACTATGCAGCGTATGCATAACCATTTAAAGTCCTTGATAGTCAAGGGATTGCGAACGACACTATCGCTCTTTTTGGGTCAGGATTCGCGTTTTTCGGCAGCTCGCGCGGACTTGCCCGAGGCGCTCTTGGCCGCACTGGCAGCGCCCGTCCGAGGACGCTCGGAACGCTCCGGTCGCCCGCCTTTTTCCTGGCGCTGCCCATCCAGTTCCACCAGGTATTCCCACAGTCGCGCCACCAGCGCCTTGCCGGTACGTTGCGCGGTCGGGCGCTCGCGATAGAGCCGGATTTCCATCTCCACTTCCCACTCACCGGTGGGTCCATCGGCACGCGCCAGCTGGCGATTGCGCACCTCGCGCACCACCGAGGATTCCGGCAGGAAGGCCACGCCATGTCCTTCCAGCGCCATCATCTTGAGGCTCTCGGACATATCGGTTTCGTAATGCTTGGCCAGGTGCAGGGGGCGCTTGGTATCGGTCATCATCAACTCCACCATACGTCCGAGATAGGCATTGCTGGTGTAGGAGAGGAAGGGCAAGGGCGCCTTGGAACTGCCCGGGAACACATAATCGGGCTTGCCATTGCGGTCACAGCGCGCATAGGGACGCATGGTCTCGGTGCCCATGGTCAGCATGTCGTAACGGCTGGCATCGAGTTGCACCGGCTGGCGCGGATGGTGATAGCACAGCAGCAGGTCGCAGCCGCCTTCGACGATGGTCATCACGGCATCATGCACGTTCAAGGCGATCAGGCGGGTATTGATGGCGCCGAAGCCCGATTCCAGCGCGCTCAACCACTTGGGCATGTAGGTCAGCGAGAGCGTATGCGGCACGGCGAAGTCGATCGTGGTCTGGGCCGTGGGCCGCTTGCCGCGCAGCAGCGCCCGCGTATTGTTGATCTGGCCCAGCATGGCCACGGCCTGTTCGTAGAACACCTCGCCGGCGGCGGTCAGGCGCGTGGGGTAGGAGGTGCGGTCGATCAGGTCGCTACCCAGCCAGGCTTCCAGTGACTGGATACGTCGCGAGAAGGCCGGTTGCGTCACATGCCGCAACTCCGCCGAACGACTGAAACTGCGCGTTTCCGCCAGGGAGACGAAATCCTCAAGCCATTTGCTTTCCATTGCCCGCCCACTTCCGTTCTAGGTCGAATGCGCGCATTGTGCCGCTGCGCCCGCGCCGGCGCAAGCGGCCCTGTGCCGCGAAAAACTAGCGACGCTGGGCCGGCATCAGCACGCTGGGTTCGGCATCGGCTTCGATGCCAGGCGCCGCCGATGGCGGCACCGGCAAGATCGAACCGCCCTCTTCTTCCGCCCCGGCCTGCTGGCGCAACCACATCTGCGCATACAGACCACCGGCCAACAGCAGCCCCGCATGAGTGCCGCGCTCGACGATGCGACCATGATCCATCACCAGGATCTGGTGCGCATTGACGATGGTCGATAGACGATGCGCGATGACCAGTGTCGTGCGTTCGCGGGCGATCTCTTCGAGCTGTTGCTGGATCGCCTGCTCGGCGCGTGAATCCAGGGCCGAGGTGGCTTCGTCGAAGATCAGGATGGCCGGGTCTTTCAACAAGGTGCGGGCAATGGCCACGCGCTGCTTTTCGCCGCCCGACAGTTTCAGGCCGCGCTCGCCCACCATGCTGGCATAACCCTCGGGCAGCGATTCGATGAAGTCGTGGATATAGGCTGCCTTGGCCGCCGCCACGATCTGCTCGCGGCTAGCGCCCGGCTTGCCGTAGGCGATGTTGTATTCGATGGTGTCGTTGAACAGCACCGTATCCTGCGGCACGATGCCGATGGCCTGGCGCAGCGACGCCTGGGTGACATTGCGCAGGTCCTGGCCATCGATGCGGATGGCGCCCTGATCGACATCGTAGAAGCGATAGAGCAGGCGCGACAGCGTGGACTTGCCCGAACCGCTGTGGCCGACCACGGCGGTGGTGGTACCGGCCTGGACCTTGAAATCGACGTCGAAGAGGATCTGCCGATTGCGCTCGTAGCTGAAATCGACATGCTCGAAATGCAGCTCCGCACCATGCGTCTTCAACGACTGCGCACCGGGACGATCGGCCACTTCGCGGTTCTCTTCCAGCAGCGAGAAGAGGCGTTCCATGTCGGCCAGGCTTTGCTTGATTTCACGATAGAGCACACCGAGGAAGTTCAACGGAATGTAGAGCTGGATCATGAAGGCATTGACCAGCACCATGTCGCCCAGGGTCATGCTGCCATCGATGACACCGGCGATGGCGCGCCAGAGAATGAGCGTGACTGCCAGGGCGATGATGGCCGACTGCCCGGTATTGAGCAGCGAGAGCGAACTCTGCGATTTCACCGCCGCGCGTTCGTAGCGCTGCAGACCTTCGTCATAGCGGCGCGCCTCGAATTCCTCGTTGCCGAAATACTTCACCGTCTCGTAGTTGAGCAACGAATCGATGGCGCGGGTATTGGCGTGCGAATCCAGTTCGTTCATGCTGCGGCGGAAATGCGTGCGCCACTCGGTCACCGTGATGGTGAAGAGGATGTAGAGCACCAGCGCACCGACCGTGATGAGCGAAAACCAGATGTCGTAATGCGTGGCCAGATAGGCCAGCACCAGCACGATTTCGATGAGGGTGGGCAGGATCGAAAAGAGCGTGTACGACACCAGCGAGGAAACGCCGCGCGTGCCGCGTTCGATATCGCGCGACATGCCTCCGGTCTGGCGATTCAGATGGAAGCGCAGCGACAGCGCGTGCAGGTGGCGAAACACCTGGAGCGCAATGGTACGCACCGCACGCTGGGTGACGCGGGCAAACATCAGTTCGCGCAATTCGGTAAAGAGCGCGGTGGCCAGCCGCAAGGCACCGTAGGCCACCAGCAGGCCCAGCGGCAACACCAGCAACGCCTGCGGATGGGCCGGCGTGATGGTCATGGCGTCCACCAGTTTCTTCAACACCAGCGGCACGCCCACGTTGGCCAGCTTGGCCCCCACCAGGAAGGCCAGCGCCAGCATCACGCGCCACTTGTAGGTCCATAGATAGGGCAAGAGCGTCCTGACCACTTCCCAGTCGCCGCGCTGGCGTTTGATAGGAGCTTGGGGCGAGGCGGACGAATTGGGATAGCGGCGCATGGGCGGATCACAGGGGAAGAAGTCGAGCCGCGCAGACAGCCGGAGGGCAACATCCGATACACTAGGCCCTTGCCGCGCCTGCGGGCGCAAACCCGAATTATAAGAGTCAACCCGGCAGGCCGCCGGACTTCACGTTTTACCAAGGAGCCCCCATGTCATCCACCGTCCCCCAACTCCCGCCTGGCAAGGCGCCGCAACTGCGGGTCATGCCCATGCCATCGGACGCCAACGTCTATGGCGACGTCTTCGGCGGCTGGATCATGGCCCAGGTGGATATCGCCGGTTCGCTGCCGGCCACGCGCCGGGCCAATGGCCGGGTCGCCACCATTGCGGTCAATTCCTTCCTGTTCAAGAATCCGGTGTTCGTGGGCGACCTGCTGTCCTTCTATGCCGACATCGTCAAGGTCGGCAATACCTCCATCACCGTCAATGTCGAGGTCTATGCCGAGCGCAACCGCTTGCAGACCGAGATCGTCAAGGTCACCGAAGCCACCCTCACCTACGTGGCCACCGACGAAAGCCGCAAGCCGCGTCCGCTGCCGCCGCTGGATCCGGCACGCGAAGCGGGCGCAAGTCCGGCGCTCTAAGCACCCTCTGCTGAGGTGAAAATTTTTCAGCCCGCAGGGCCGGTTTGATCCGTATCGTGATGCCTGTCTCTTCCCTCCCCTCTTCCTGATGACCATGACTTCACACAGCCGCCCCACCGTCCTCATCGTCGCCCGCCTGCCCCAGCCTCTGCTGGAGCTGCTGCAGCAGAACTTCACCTGCCACAACCTGATCCTCGATGGCCTGAGCGAAGCGCAACTGGCCGCCATCGCCCCGCAGGTGCGCGCCATTGCCGCCAATGGCGAAGCCAAGGTCGGGCGTGAATTCATGGCGCGCTTTGCGGCGCTGGAAATCGTCTCGGTGTTCGGGGTCGGCTATGACGGCGTGGATGTGCCGGCCGCCCGCGAGCGCGGCATTGAGGTCACC is a window from the Herbaspirillum rubrisubalbicans genome containing:
- a CDS encoding LysR family transcriptional regulator → MESKWLEDFVSLAETRSFSRSAELRHVTQPAFSRRIQSLEAWLGSDLIDRTSYPTRLTAAGEVFYEQAVAMLGQINNTRALLRGKRPTAQTTIDFAVPHTLSLTYMPKWLSALESGFGAINTRLIALNVHDAVMTIVEGGCDLLLCYHHPRQPVQLDASRYDMLTMGTETMRPYARCDRNGKPDYVFPGSSKAPLPFLSYTSNAYLGRMVELMMTDTKRPLHLAKHYETDMSESLKMMALEGHGVAFLPESSVVREVRNRQLARADGPTGEWEVEMEIRLYRERPTAQRTGKALVARLWEYLVELDGQRQEKGGRPERSERPRTGAASAAKSASGKSARAAEKRES
- a CDS encoding ABCB family ABC transporter ATP-binding protein/permease; the protein is MRRYPNSSASPQAPIKRQRGDWEVVRTLLPYLWTYKWRVMLALAFLVGAKLANVGVPLVLKKLVDAMTITPAHPQALLVLPLGLLVAYGALRLATALFTELRELMFARVTQRAVRTIALQVFRHLHALSLRFHLNRQTGGMSRDIERGTRGVSSLVSYTLFSILPTLIEIVLVLAYLATHYDIWFSLITVGALVLYILFTITVTEWRTHFRRSMNELDSHANTRAIDSLLNYETVKYFGNEEFEARRYDEGLQRYERAAVKSQSSLSLLNTGQSAIIALAVTLILWRAIAGVIDGSMTLGDMVLVNAFMIQLYIPLNFLGVLYREIKQSLADMERLFSLLEENREVADRPGAQSLKTHGAELHFEHVDFSYERNRQILFDVDFKVQAGTTTAVVGHSGSGKSTLSRLLYRFYDVDQGAIRIDGQDLRNVTQASLRQAIGIVPQDTVLFNDTIEYNIAYGKPGASREQIVAAAKAAYIHDFIESLPEGYASMVGERGLKLSGGEKQRVAIARTLLKDPAILIFDEATSALDSRAEQAIQQQLEEIARERTTLVIAHRLSTIVNAHQILVMDHGRIVERGTHAGLLLAGGLYAQMWLRQQAGAEEEGGSILPVPPSAAPGIEADAEPSVLMPAQRR
- a CDS encoding acyl-CoA thioesterase; amino-acid sequence: MSSTVPQLPPGKAPQLRVMPMPSDANVYGDVFGGWIMAQVDIAGSLPATRRANGRVATIAVNSFLFKNPVFVGDLLSFYADIVKVGNTSITVNVEVYAERNRLQTEIVKVTEATLTYVATDESRKPRPLPPLDPAREAGASPAL